A genomic region of Bernardetia sp. ABR2-2B contains the following coding sequences:
- a CDS encoding PKD domain-containing protein, with translation MKKNLFSFLLLSLVWLICLMPFASFAQDNINSPFSNHSVSDKHNHTKEAAMNAPKAKTPLTFIENKNQWDDVVKYRASIPSGFLFIRQNSLQYSFYDANALKLIHAHGEEEHEGHEPNEEISSTIKAHSFEVAFENSNPSPQIISEQVNETKFNYILGNDPSRWAENTRGFGELTYKDLYPNIDLHLYLKEDNLKYDFIVSAGANPSKIGMNYKYADKVSLESGHLHIQTSVNEVIEQAPYSYQIIDGKKVEVPSKFVLKYAKDNKKGKSPQVTFEFPEGYNKKYELIIDPILIFSTFSGASSDNWGNTATYDDAGNLYSGGTSFGGGFPITTGAFDVDFGGEVDVAILKYNSQGTGIFYATFLGGSSSDVPSSMVVNSRNELIILGTTGSSNFPTTSGSYDNTFDGGTNTSVIGYDFDNGSDIFVSKLNSSGTRLVGSTFLGGQGNDGINSLGFDVFVDNPLVKNYGDEIRAEINIDNLDNIYIASTTNSNNFPLVSAHRTTFQGRQEGVGAKFDPTLSSLLWSTYIGGNGIDAAFGIQLSQRGDIYVVGGTLSNDLITHAATMESNYRGEIDGFIVRYASNFAWQGASYLGTPFYDQAYYVDVDESGSVYIFGQTQGSQPVTSGVYSNARGGLFIRKVSSNLNNIVWATTIGSQDFEPNITPTAFMVNDCGYIYLAGWGSPRIYQGRPSNYLSNINTTGLPITSNALQSTTDGNDFYTMILDENAQSLVYGSFFGGSGEGREHVDGGTSRFDKKTGTIYQAVCACSGSGFTTTPGAFSNQNNSSNCNNAAFKIEMGILKADFDTNDGVLSGCVPFSTTFVNQSVEGVTYEWDFGGLGVSTQDDNVPFTFDVAGTYQVRLIATNPILCIKKDTAYLEIVVSPADFTISPDVTICRGESTQLEATGGVNYLWTPTTGLSDPTIANPIASPTTTTTYSLTTETAAGCRGNLTTTVTVLPELIASFGLTLGDVCDGDSTVSIINTSQNATSYLWDFGNGQTSTAQNPPTQSYSSGTYTIRLIATNALCNAKDTVERQFVIDTDTFDFNFSSDTTICFGESVQLNVTGGDSYQWTPATGLNDATIGNPIASPTETTTYTIKVVGSSGCEEERQIQVVVAEEMIPNFDIVQSTDCNEAGRIELVNNTVGADSYLWDFGNGQTSTQQNPSVQSYTAGTYIIKLVTESESCNDKDSVEKQIVITQDAFIYNIKDTTICEGQSVQFDVTGGASYQWTPITGLSNATIGNPIASPAETTVYTVQVTGSNGCQEERQVEIVVGEEIVPSFDIVQSTDCAEIGKIELVNNTVGADSYLWDFGNGETSTQENPTIQNYVAGTYTIKLIIESEACNPIDSIEKQIVITEDTFVYDMDDATICTGQSVQFNVTGGVSYQWTPTAGLSDPTIGNPIASPTETTVYTVQVTGSNGCQEERQVEIVVGEEIVPNFDIVQSNECAEFPTISIINNTVGATSYLWDFGNGETSTAQNPTNIAYSTDGKYRIKLILNNIACSDSLVKELDYFTNDFFISPDNSICLGQSLPLEVGSGISYQWTPTAGLSDPTIANPIASPTETTTYTVSITTASGCIKEEEVTITVLEELKPDFDVIILDRCDKIPIVEIVNNSVGATSFFWDFGDGRTSTLRNPPSFQYASEGVYPITLRVENSLCQDSTQNDANSVIDDNNIFLSSIKMPESPTICRGENAQLNVEGGNAFEWTPATGLSDPTIRNPIASPDQTTIYNVRISNLDGGCFTDSTVTVTVVDKLVLDFDIQHSPECGAPATILFNGKNTGSGDWIWDLGNGETINVSNPTEYTYTEAGTYTITLKASNGVCDQEQTTTVTVDNVLPPNVITPNGDGLNETFVLDKANAGWKLQIYDRWGTEVFSADDYNNDWGSKAKPAMYYYYLTSPDGDTCRGWIHVLQ, from the coding sequence ATGAAAAAAAATCTCTTTTCGTTTCTTCTCTTGTCTTTGGTTTGGCTAATTTGTTTAATGCCTTTTGCTTCCTTTGCACAAGACAATATAAACTCTCCTTTCTCAAATCATTCTGTTTCTGATAAGCACAACCATACAAAAGAAGCAGCTATGAACGCTCCAAAGGCGAAAACACCACTTACTTTTATAGAGAATAAAAATCAATGGGATGATGTGGTAAAATATAGAGCAAGTATTCCGTCAGGCTTTTTATTTATTCGTCAAAACTCTTTACAATATTCTTTCTACGATGCGAATGCTTTAAAATTGATACATGCTCATGGAGAAGAAGAACATGAAGGACACGAGCCTAATGAAGAAATTTCTTCTACCATAAAAGCACATTCTTTTGAGGTAGCGTTCGAAAACTCTAATCCTTCTCCTCAGATTATTTCTGAACAGGTCAATGAAACCAAATTTAATTATATTTTAGGAAATGACCCTAGTAGATGGGCAGAGAATACAAGAGGCTTTGGAGAACTTACTTACAAAGATTTATATCCAAATATTGACCTTCATTTATATTTGAAGGAAGATAATCTAAAATATGATTTTATTGTTTCTGCTGGTGCAAACCCTTCAAAAATAGGAATGAATTATAAGTATGCTGATAAAGTAAGTTTGGAAAGTGGGCATTTGCATATCCAAACGTCTGTCAATGAAGTTATCGAACAAGCTCCTTATTCCTATCAAATTATTGATGGAAAGAAAGTAGAAGTTCCTTCAAAGTTTGTTCTTAAATATGCAAAAGATAATAAAAAAGGTAAATCTCCTCAAGTTACTTTTGAGTTTCCAGAAGGCTATAATAAAAAATATGAACTTATTATTGACCCAATCTTGATTTTTTCTACTTTTTCAGGAGCTTCTTCAGACAACTGGGGAAATACAGCTACGTATGATGATGCAGGAAATTTATATTCTGGAGGTACTTCTTTTGGTGGTGGTTTTCCCATTACAACTGGAGCTTTTGACGTTGATTTTGGGGGAGAAGTAGATGTAGCTATTTTGAAATACAACTCACAAGGAACAGGTATTTTTTATGCTACTTTTTTAGGTGGAAGTTCTTCAGATGTTCCTTCTAGTATGGTTGTAAATAGTAGAAACGAGTTGATAATATTAGGTACGACAGGTTCTTCAAACTTTCCTACGACCTCTGGCTCTTATGATAATACATTTGATGGAGGGACAAATACAAGTGTAATAGGCTATGATTTTGATAATGGCTCTGATATTTTTGTGTCTAAGCTTAACTCAAGTGGAACTAGACTTGTAGGTTCTACTTTTTTGGGTGGGCAGGGCAATGATGGAATCAACTCTCTTGGTTTTGATGTTTTTGTGGATAATCCTTTGGTCAAAAATTACGGAGATGAGATTAGAGCAGAGATAAATATTGATAATTTAGATAATATTTACATTGCCAGTACGACCAACTCAAATAATTTTCCATTAGTCTCAGCACACCGAACCACTTTTCAAGGAAGACAAGAAGGGGTAGGCGCAAAATTTGACCCTACGCTAAGTTCACTTTTATGGAGTACATATATTGGAGGAAATGGCATAGATGCTGCTTTTGGAATCCAACTTTCACAAAGAGGAGATATTTATGTAGTGGGTGGAACATTGAGTAATGACTTGATTACACACGCAGCTACAATGGAAAGTAATTATAGAGGAGAAATAGATGGTTTTATAGTTCGTTATGCTTCTAATTTTGCGTGGCAAGGAGCAAGTTATTTAGGAACTCCATTCTATGACCAAGCCTATTATGTAGATGTTGATGAGAGTGGTTCTGTCTATATTTTTGGACAGACACAAGGCTCTCAGCCTGTTACATCAGGCGTATATTCTAATGCTAGAGGTGGATTATTTATTCGTAAAGTATCTTCTAATCTTAATAATATTGTTTGGGCAACAACTATTGGAAGCCAAGACTTTGAGCCTAATATTACACCTACGGCTTTTATGGTAAATGACTGTGGATATATCTATTTGGCAGGTTGGGGAAGCCCTAGAATTTATCAAGGAAGACCTTCAAACTATTTATCAAACATCAATACAACAGGGTTGCCTATTACTTCTAATGCGTTGCAAAGTACGACAGATGGAAATGATTTTTATACAATGATTTTGGATGAGAATGCTCAAAGTTTAGTCTATGGAAGTTTCTTTGGAGGAAGTGGAGAAGGAAGGGAACATGTAGATGGAGGAACAAGCCGTTTTGATAAAAAAACAGGAACTATCTATCAAGCTGTCTGTGCATGTAGTGGAAGTGGTTTTACTACTACCCCTGGAGCATTTTCTAATCAAAATAATTCTAGTAATTGTAATAATGCAGCCTTCAAAATAGAAATGGGCATCTTAAAAGCTGATTTCGATACGAATGACGGAGTGCTTAGTGGCTGTGTTCCTTTTTCAACTACGTTTGTAAATCAAAGTGTTGAAGGAGTTACCTATGAATGGGATTTTGGAGGTTTAGGAGTTTCTACACAAGACGATAATGTTCCTTTTACATTTGATGTTGCAGGAACGTATCAAGTTAGATTAATAGCTACCAACCCTATTCTTTGTATTAAGAAAGATACAGCTTATCTTGAAATTGTTGTTTCACCTGCTGATTTTACTATTTCACCTGATGTAACTATTTGTAGAGGAGAATCAACACAATTAGAAGCTACTGGAGGAGTGAATTATCTTTGGACACCAACAACAGGATTATCTGACCCTACCATCGCAAACCCTATTGCAAGTCCGACCACCACTACAACTTATTCACTAACGACAGAAACAGCAGCAGGTTGTCGTGGAAATCTTACCACTACGGTAACTGTTTTGCCAGAACTCATTGCTAGTTTTGGTCTGACGCTTGGAGATGTTTGTGATGGAGATTCTACTGTCAGTATTATCAATACCAGTCAAAATGCTACTTCTTATCTTTGGGATTTTGGAAATGGACAAACTTCAACAGCACAAAATCCACCAACTCAAAGTTATTCATCAGGAACTTATACAATTAGATTAATAGCTACTAATGCACTTTGTAATGCTAAAGATACCGTTGAAAGACAATTTGTGATTGATACAGATACATTTGATTTCAATTTTTCATCAGATACCACAATTTGTTTTGGAGAATCTGTACAACTTAATGTAACTGGAGGAGATTCTTATCAATGGACACCAGCAACAGGATTGAATGATGCAACTATTGGAAATCCGATTGCTTCACCTACTGAAACAACAACTTATACAATAAAAGTAGTAGGAAGTAGTGGTTGTGAAGAAGAACGTCAAATTCAAGTGGTTGTGGCAGAAGAAATGATTCCAAACTTTGATATTGTACAATCTACTGATTGTAATGAAGCTGGTAGAATAGAACTTGTAAATAATACAGTTGGAGCTGATTCTTATCTTTGGGACTTTGGAAACGGACAAACCTCTACACAACAAAACCCATCTGTTCAGAGCTATACAGCAGGAACATATATCATAAAATTAGTAACTGAAAGTGAATCTTGTAACGACAAAGATTCTGTCGAAAAGCAAATTGTAATTACTCAAGATGCTTTTATTTATAACATAAAAGATACTACAATTTGTGAAGGACAATCTGTACAGTTTGATGTAACTGGAGGAGCTTCTTATCAATGGACACCAATAACAGGATTAAGCAATGCAACTATTGGAAATCCAATTGCTTCTCCTGCCGAAACAACTGTTTATACTGTACAGGTAACAGGAAGCAATGGCTGTCAAGAAGAACGTCAAGTAGAAATAGTAGTTGGAGAAGAAATAGTTCCAAGTTTTGATATTGTGCAATCTACTGATTGTGCTGAAATAGGCAAAATAGAACTTGTAAATAATACAGTTGGAGCTGATTCTTACCTTTGGGACTTTGGAAATGGAGAAACATCTACGCAAGAAAATCCAACTATTCAAAATTATGTAGCAGGAACATATACTATAAAATTAATCATCGAAAGTGAGGCGTGTAACCCTATAGATTCAATCGAAAAACAAATTGTAATTACTGAAGATACTTTCGTTTATGATATGGATGATGCTACAATTTGTACTGGACAATCTGTGCAATTTAATGTAACTGGAGGAGTTTCTTATCAATGGACACCAACGGCAGGATTGAGCGACCCAACTATCGGAAATCCAATTGCTTCACCTACCGAAACAACTGTTTATACTGTACAGGTAACAGGAAGTAACGGTTGCCAAGAAGAGCGTCAAGTAGAAATAGTAGTTGGAGAAGAGATAGTTCCAAACTTCGACATTGTGCAATCTAATGAGTGTGCCGAATTTCCAACAATTAGTATAATAAATAATACCGTTGGAGCAACTTCTTATCTTTGGGACTTTGGAAATGGAGAAACTTCAACAGCACAAAATCCTACAAATATAGCATATAGCACAGATGGAAAATATAGAATCAAATTGATATTAAATAATATTGCTTGTTCAGATTCTCTTGTTAAAGAACTTGATTACTTTACAAACGATTTCTTTATCTCTCCAGATAATTCTATCTGTTTAGGTCAGTCTTTACCTTTAGAAGTTGGAAGTGGCATTTCTTATCAATGGACACCAACAGCAGGATTGAGCGACCCAACTATTGCAAATCCAATTGCTTCACCTACCGAAACGACAACCTATACAGTCAGTATCACAACTGCAAGTGGTTGTATCAAAGAAGAAGAAGTAACAATTACTGTTTTGGAAGAATTAAAGCCTGATTTTGATGTTATTATTTTAGATAGATGTGATAAGATACCAATTGTAGAAATAGTAAATAATTCGGTAGGAGCAACTTCTTTCTTTTGGGATTTTGGAGATGGAAGAACCTCAACGCTTCGCAATCCTCCTTCTTTTCAATATGCTAGTGAAGGTGTTTATCCAATTACATTAAGAGTAGAAAATTCGCTGTGTCAAGATTCCACACAAAATGACGCAAATTCAGTCATTGATGATAATAATATATTCTTGTCATCAATCAAAATGCCTGAAAGCCCAACAATTTGTAGAGGTGAAAATGCACAGCTTAATGTAGAAGGTGGAAATGCTTTTGAATGGACACCAGCAACAGGATTGAGCGACCCAACTATCAGAAATCCAATTGCTTCGCCAGACCAGACAACTATCTATAATGTTCGAATTTCTAACCTTGATGGAGGTTGTTTTACAGATAGTACGGTTACGGTTACAGTAGTTGATAAGTTGGTTCTTGATTTTGATATTCAACATTCGCCTGAGTGTGGCGCACCAGCAACGATTCTTTTTAATGGGAAAAATACTGGAAGTGGCGATTGGATTTGGGATTTAGGAAATGGAGAAACTATCAATGTCTCAAACCCAACAGAATATACTTATACAGAAGCAGGAACTTATACAATCACTTTGAAGGCTTCGAACGGAGTTTGCGACCAAGAACAGACCACAACAGTTACCGTTGATAATGTATTGCCTCCTAATGTAATTACACCAAATGGAGATGGATTGAATGAGACTTTTGTATTAGACAAAGCAAATGCAGGTTGGAAACTTCAAATTTATGACCGTTGGGGAACAGAAGTTTTCTCGGCCGATGACTACAACAACGACTGGGGAAGTAAAGCCAAACCAGCTATGTATTATTACTACTTAACTTCTCCTGATGGAGATACATGTAGAGGTTGGATTCATGTTTTGCAGTAA
- a CDS encoding DUF2807 domain-containing protein codes for MKNHFKIYLLPFLMLLLFSTSCSLVDSVCKDGQGEVITQSRIVSSFEAIESKGSFTVNIFQDSSIKTQSVSISAQENIIDLIQTNIVGNSLIIDNDECYNTNEEVIIEVRTPVLSQIVLSGSGNIILQDIARISNAENIENLEFILNGSGNIRTTPNNPVITTGNCTAKLKGSGDIELDLEVANKVTAILEGSGTILFRGTAAENALNVSGSGNIQAFLLPVLTSTAEIVGSGIIELTATDDVNTPSQATLNAQVSGSGIVRVKGNAGVQWNVSGSGKIEKVE; via the coding sequence ATGAAAAATCACTTCAAAATCTATCTCTTACCTTTCCTAATGTTACTTCTTTTTTCAACTTCTTGTAGCCTAGTTGATAGTGTTTGTAAAGATGGGCAGGGAGAAGTAATAACTCAAAGTAGAATAGTTTCTTCATTTGAAGCCATCGAATCGAAAGGAAGTTTTACTGTAAATATTTTTCAAGATTCTAGTATCAAAACACAGTCTGTATCTATTTCAGCACAAGAAAATATCATTGACCTTATCCAAACAAATATCGTAGGAAATAGCCTTATTATTGACAATGACGAATGCTATAATACCAATGAAGAGGTAATCATTGAGGTTCGTACTCCAGTGCTTTCTCAAATTGTTTTGAGTGGTTCTGGAAATATTATTTTGCAAGATATAGCTCGTATTAGCAATGCAGAGAATATAGAAAATTTAGAATTTATTTTAAATGGTTCAGGTAATATCCGTACGACACCAAATAATCCTGTCATAACAACAGGAAATTGTACTGCAAAACTAAAAGGTTCTGGAGATATTGAATTGGATTTGGAGGTAGCAAATAAAGTAACTGCTATTCTTGAAGGCTCAGGAACTATTCTTTTCAGAGGAACAGCTGCAGAAAATGCTCTAAATGTTAGTGGCTCTGGAAATATCCAAGCATTTTTATTACCTGTCCTGACAAGTACAGCAGAAATAGTTGGTTCTGGAATTATTGAACTAACAGCGACAGATGATGTAAATACTCCTTCACAAGCAACCCTAAATGCACAAGTAAGTGGAAGTGGAATCGTCCGTGTAAAAGGTAATGCAGGAGTTCAATGGAATGTATCAGGTTCAGGTAAAATTGAAAAAGTAGAGTAG
- a CDS encoding 7TM diverse intracellular signaling domain-containing protein produces MPKGFLWFFLLLFLLNLFAFVNVYGQQDTTVLFSDSLSKETMSISNLKRELKEITSKSKITESDSLRQFSILDSLINFYKDKNKKEYNYFVSEKNNLAFKYILPLKIPIKEENYINIGENIGVWKDTTDGKIAIEEIVNNPVNLFSPNTINSSNIEVGGYYWLRLKLVGNGLRDEVVALQIGSVFEAWSEIIFYRSVEDDAFHIERSGTEIDPKEKPIKQWRNYFYIDVAAQEEVVVYIRLHSNELRFHPKLIFASLGDAASVSKGAEEFTYAQGIFQGVLWVMAFYNLLLFFIIRDKLYLYYVIMILGIQLNVFYYYRYIYFLFPTSHHLIRSFIVISHLFMIGGGLLFLKSFLNIRELLPKWDNFIKIINYTLVVAVIIFIADHLFLQYPIWSNNFSLYKYALLVIVLIGIISTILGFILGVLALRKGYSAARYYLIATSGLFVGGIFYALSYLINAQVDSFVDSDIFMYLFQGGVVVQLVFYALGIGYQVNRLEREKSDALAENLELQKETTSLLEKKVKQRTVEIEQQKEEIEAINTSLMEQKGLMEKRNSDITSSINYARRIQDAVLPDLRSFKRSVPNCFVLYKPRDVVSGDFYWFAQKENQIILAAADCTGHGVPGAFMSILGDSYLNQIVNLQGVTKADSILSRLHGQIRRALRQSSTENKDGMDISICVIDLEQNNVTFAGAKRPLLYVQDGKMLEIKGDKHSVGGFQTNAENSYTAHQIDITKPTSFYIFSDGYVDQFGGEQGRKFMIKRFKKLLLEIHNEPMVRQRQLLAQHFEDWKGREKQIDDVIVVGFQIEP; encoded by the coding sequence ATGCCGAAAGGCTTTTTATGGTTTTTTTTACTGTTGTTTTTACTAAACCTATTCGCATTTGTTAATGTATATGGTCAGCAAGATACGACTGTTTTGTTTTCAGATTCTCTTTCGAAGGAGACAATGTCTATTTCAAACTTGAAGAGAGAACTTAAAGAAATAACAAGTAAATCAAAAATCACTGAATCAGACTCACTACGTCAGTTTTCCATTTTAGATTCATTAATTAATTTTTATAAGGATAAAAACAAAAAAGAATATAATTATTTTGTATCTGAAAAAAATAACTTAGCTTTTAAGTATATTTTACCTCTAAAAATTCCCATCAAAGAAGAGAACTATATCAATATTGGAGAAAATATAGGTGTTTGGAAAGATACTACAGATGGAAAAATAGCCATTGAAGAAATAGTAAATAATCCTGTGAATTTATTTTCTCCCAATACTATTAACTCCTCAAATATAGAAGTAGGAGGATATTATTGGCTACGTTTGAAGTTAGTTGGAAATGGCTTGAGAGATGAGGTAGTAGCCTTACAGATTGGTTCTGTTTTCGAAGCTTGGTCAGAGATTATATTTTATCGTTCTGTCGAAGATGATGCTTTCCATATAGAACGCTCAGGGACAGAGATAGACCCCAAAGAAAAGCCAATAAAACAATGGCGTAATTATTTTTATATTGATGTTGCTGCTCAAGAAGAAGTTGTTGTTTATATTCGCCTACATTCCAATGAACTTCGTTTTCATCCCAAACTCATTTTTGCTTCTTTAGGAGATGCTGCAAGTGTAAGTAAAGGAGCTGAAGAATTTACGTATGCTCAAGGTATTTTTCAAGGTGTTTTGTGGGTAATGGCTTTTTATAATCTATTACTATTCTTTATTATCAGAGATAAATTATATTTATATTATGTAATAATGATTCTAGGTATTCAACTAAATGTTTTTTATTATTATAGATATATCTATTTCTTATTTCCAACCTCACATCATCTTATTCGTTCCTTCATTGTTATTTCTCATCTTTTTATGATTGGAGGAGGGCTTCTTTTCTTGAAAAGTTTCTTAAATATAAGGGAGTTGTTGCCCAAGTGGGATAATTTTATCAAAATAATAAATTATACCTTAGTGGTGGCTGTAATTATATTTATTGCAGACCATTTATTCTTACAATATCCTATTTGGAGCAATAATTTTAGCTTATATAAATACGCCTTATTAGTTATTGTTTTGATAGGAATCATTTCTACTATTCTAGGCTTTATACTGGGTGTTTTAGCTCTTAGAAAAGGTTATTCTGCTGCTCGTTATTATCTAATTGCTACAAGTGGACTATTTGTTGGGGGTATTTTTTACGCTCTCTCTTATTTAATAAATGCACAAGTAGATTCTTTCGTTGATTCAGACATATTCATGTATCTGTTTCAAGGTGGAGTAGTAGTTCAACTTGTTTTCTATGCACTCGGTATTGGTTATCAAGTCAATCGTTTGGAAAGAGAAAAGTCAGATGCATTAGCTGAAAACTTAGAATTACAAAAGGAAACGACAAGTCTTTTAGAGAAGAAAGTAAAACAAAGAACGGTAGAAATAGAACAACAAAAAGAGGAAATAGAAGCTATCAATACTAGTTTGATGGAACAAAAAGGATTGATGGAAAAACGAAATAGCGACATTACGTCTAGTATCAACTATGCAAGGCGTATTCAAGATGCAGTTTTGCCTGATTTACGCTCTTTTAAACGTAGTGTTCCAAATTGCTTTGTTCTCTACAAACCAAGAGATGTTGTATCAGGAGATTTTTATTGGTTTGCTCAAAAAGAAAATCAAATCATTTTAGCTGCTGCCGACTGTACAGGACACGGCGTACCAGGGGCATTTATGTCTATTTTAGGAGATTCCTATCTCAATCAAATTGTTAATTTACAAGGTGTTACAAAGGCTGACTCTATCCTAAGTCGTTTACATGGACAGATTCGAAGAGCATTACGACAATCCAGTACGGAGAATAAAGATGGTATGGATATTTCTATCTGTGTAATTGATTTGGAGCAAAATAATGTTACGTTCGCAGGAGCAAAACGTCCTCTTTTATATGTTCAAGATGGCAAAATGCTTGAGATAAAAGGAGACAAACACTCGGTAGGAGGTTTTCAAACCAATGCTGAAAATTCATATACTGCACATCAAATTGATATTACCAAACCAACTTCATTTTATATATTTTCTGATGGATATGTAGATCAATTTGGAGGAGAGCAAGGAAGGAAGTTTATGATAAAAAGATTCAAAAAACTTCTTTTAGAGATTCATAATGAACCAATGGTAAGACAAAGACAATTACTTGCACAACATTTTGAAGACTGGAAAGGAAGAGAAAAACAAATCGATGATGTAATCGTAGTAGGTTTTCAAATTGAACCTTAA
- a CDS encoding PKD domain-containing protein, which translates to MKSNHFLTTLKGIFFSFILLSFIVGCSKKDEEEETPAAPTVEFSFAPVSPKVNEAVTFTTTSTNATSFAWSAAGTSFSSTEKNPTFTFTEEGDFEVQLVATGEGGSVTATRPISIAPADVTAPAPVAAFSFSPTSPEAGEEVTFTNESTNATSYQWSAEGTSFSSTEENPKFTFDTAGEIDVKLVATGEGGTNETTQKITVSEVVQTPPVAAFSFSPTSPQTGEEVTFTNESTNATSYQWSAEGTSFSSTEENPKFTFDAAGEINVKLVATGEGGTNEVTNKITVTASTPAPVAAFSFSPENPKAGEEVSFTNESTNATSYQWSAEGTSFSSTEENPKFTFDTDGVANVKLVVSNSTGTSETTTSITIAPASGGGGGNTNPCNLPECYIEKTTTTSSGFTTTVTYAYTTVNGTKLISSITTASIAGNLVTSFQYDAQGMKTRTETKLGGTLQNYTEFEYSNNNQTVRGNNYDAAGTLTDYTIDNYDANNRLVRTESYTAAGTLTGYTVFSNFLAIDGSFPQLNETFDANGTLTQRDILTYQDCQLIKTESTDGSGTSIGGVNNTIDARGLLRTSVATIIAGGTTIVSNSQYQYDCD; encoded by the coding sequence ATGAAATCAAACCATTTTTTAACGACCCTAAAAGGAATATTTTTTTCCTTTATTTTGCTCTCCTTTATTGTAGGCTGTTCTAAAAAGGACGAAGAAGAAGAAACCCCAGCAGCTCCTACGGTCGAATTTTCATTTGCCCCTGTTAGTCCGAAAGTAAACGAAGCTGTTACTTTTACTACGACAAGTACAAATGCAACTTCTTTTGCTTGGTCAGCAGCAGGAACAAGTTTTAGCTCTACTGAAAAAAACCCAACATTTACTTTTACAGAAGAAGGCGATTTTGAAGTACAACTAGTAGCCACAGGAGAAGGTGGAAGTGTTACAGCCACTAGACCAATTAGTATTGCTCCAGCTGATGTTACTGCTCCTGCGCCAGTTGCAGCTTTTAGCTTCTCGCCAACCAGTCCAGAAGCAGGAGAAGAGGTAACTTTTACAAATGAAAGTACAAATGCAACTTCTTATCAATGGTCAGCAGAAGGAACAAGTTTTAGTTCGACAGAAGAAAATCCGAAATTTACTTTTGATACAGCAGGAGAAATTGATGTAAAATTAGTAGCCACAGGAGAAGGTGGAACAAATGAAACTACTCAAAAAATTACAGTAAGTGAAGTCGTACAAACTCCACCCGTTGCAGCGTTTAGTTTCTCGCCAACTAGTCCACAAACAGGAGAAGAGGTAACTTTTACAAATGAGAGTACGAATGCAACTTCTTATCAGTGGTCAGCAGAAGGAACAAGTTTTAGTTCAACAGAAGAAAATCCGAAATTTACTTTTGATGCAGCAGGAGAAATTAATGTAAAATTAGTAGCGACAGGAGAAGGTGGAACAAATGAAGTTACTAACAAAATCACGGTAACAGCATCAACACCAGCACCAGTTGCAGCGTTTAGCTTTTCGCCAGAAAATCCAAAGGCAGGAGAAGAAGTAAGTTTTACAAATGAGAGTACAAATGCAACTTCTTACCAATGGTCGGCAGAAGGAACAAGCTTTAGTTCGACAGAAGAAAATCCAAAATTTACTTTTGATACAGATGGTGTAGCTAATGTAAAATTAGTAGTTTCTAATTCGACAGGAACAAGTGAAACAACAACAAGCATAACGATAGCCCCAGCATCTGGAGGTGGTGGTGGAAATACAAATCCTTGTAACTTGCCTGAATGTTATATAGAGAAAACAACAACAACTTCATCTGGATTTACAACTACTGTAACATATGCGTACACAACAGTAAATGGAACTAAGCTAATTTCTTCTATTACTACAGCTAGTATTGCAGGAAATTTGGTTACAAGCTTCCAATATGACGCACAAGGAATGAAGACAAGAACAGAAACAAAACTTGGAGGTACTTTACAAAATTATACTGAATTTGAGTATAGCAACAATAATCAAACTGTAAGAGGAAATAACTATGATGCAGCAGGAACTCTTACAGATTATACGATTGATAATTATGATGCAAATAATCGTTTAGTTCGTACAGAAAGTTATACTGCAGCAGGTACTTTAACTGGTTACACAGTTTTTTCTAACTTCTTAGCTATTGATGGAAGTTTTCCACAACTTAATGAAACTTTTGACGCAAACGGTACTCTTACTCAAAGAGATATACTTACATATCAAGATTGTCAGCTTATAAAAACTGAATCTACTGACGGAAGTGGAACAAGTATAGGTGGAGTAAATAACACGATTGATGCAAGAGGTTTATTGCGCACTAGTGTTGCTACAATCATTGCAGGTGGAACTACAATTGTTTCAAATTCGCAATACCAATATGATTGTGATTAA